Proteins from a single region of Chengkuizengella sediminis:
- a CDS encoding 4'-phosphopantetheinyl transferase family protein, translating into MAVKIDSEIEHGLYIDLLKNLPKEKQVRLNKYRNKMDAQRSLLGEILIRTEIMNLTNVKNHEIVFQKNTYGKPILLNKPQFHYNVSHSGDWVVCATDGSIIGIDVEKMAPIDYTIANRFFSKQEVVDLSKKEEPEKLKYFFDLWTLKESYIKTDGRGLSIPLDSFSIRKTNNVIMIMTENPLKEVFFKQYGIDDLYKCSVCALNNQFPDEPRVQSLLDTCHLFLNHIY; encoded by the coding sequence ATGGCTGTGAAAATAGATTCAGAGATTGAACATGGTTTATATATAGATTTATTAAAAAACCTACCTAAAGAAAAACAAGTTCGATTGAATAAATATAGAAATAAAATGGACGCTCAACGTTCTTTATTAGGTGAAATTTTAATTCGAACTGAAATTATGAATTTAACAAACGTGAAAAACCATGAAATTGTATTTCAAAAGAATACCTACGGCAAGCCGATATTATTGAATAAGCCACAATTTCACTATAATGTTTCACATTCAGGTGATTGGGTGGTTTGTGCAACTGATGGTTCAATTATTGGTATTGACGTAGAGAAAATGGCTCCAATTGACTACACAATCGCTAATCGTTTTTTTTCAAAACAGGAAGTAGTGGATTTATCAAAAAAAGAAGAGCCTGAAAAATTAAAATATTTTTTTGATTTATGGACTTTAAAAGAAAGTTATATTAAAACGGATGGCAGAGGGTTATCCATCCCACTTGATTCATTTAGTATTCGTAAAACGAACAATGTCATAATGATAATGACAGAAAACCCTTTAAAGGAAGTATTCTTTAAACAATATGGAATAGATGATTTGTACAAATGTTCAGTATGTGCATTAAACAATCAATTTCCTGATGAACCACGTGTTCAATCCTTATTAGACACGTGTCACCTCTTTTTGAATCATATCTATTAA
- a CDS encoding thioesterase II family protein, with protein MMKLFCFPYAGGSSAIYSKWKKHFKQSIEIVPIELAGRGTRMGESFYENLNEAVEDVYKKISGQLNSTPYALFGHSMGSKIAYELYYKLINMNHNEPEMIFFSGSSAPHSKNTDKKQVHLLPNNEFKRNVLELGGTSEEIFDNSQLAELFVPIIRADYKIVETYQYKQKQNKINCKTVVLYGSHDKYIDIIKEWDELTYQPSDYHFINGGHFFIQDHLEKTIKAVESHLYINNPQR; from the coding sequence ATGATGAAATTATTCTGTTTTCCATACGCAGGTGGTAGCTCTGCTATATATAGCAAATGGAAAAAACATTTTAAGCAATCTATTGAAATCGTTCCAATTGAATTAGCTGGTAGAGGAACTAGAATGGGTGAATCCTTTTACGAAAATTTAAATGAAGCTGTCGAGGATGTTTATAAAAAAATTAGTGGACAGTTAAACTCTACACCATACGCACTATTTGGACATAGCATGGGAAGCAAAATTGCCTATGAATTGTATTATAAGTTAATAAATATGAATCACAATGAACCAGAAATGATCTTTTTTTCTGGAAGCTCTGCCCCACATTCAAAAAATACAGATAAGAAACAAGTTCATTTATTACCAAATAATGAATTTAAAAGAAATGTACTAGAACTAGGCGGGACCTCTGAGGAAATTTTTGATAATAGTCAGTTAGCTGAGCTATTTGTTCCAATTATACGAGCAGACTATAAAATTGTAGAAACGTATCAATATAAACAAAAACAAAATAAAATTAATTGTAAAACAGTTGTATTATATGGCTCACACGATAAATACATAGATATTATTAAGGAATGGGACGAACTTACTTATCAGCCATCAGACTACCATTTCATAAATGGAGGACATTTCTTTATCCAAGATCATTTGGAAAAAACGATAAAAGCCGTTGAAAGTCATTTATATATAAATAACCCTCAAAGATAA